CCGGCATGAGAACCACCATGAATCTCCCCAAAGCGCTGCTCGGAGAAGCCAAGAAGGTCTCCGGGGCGAAGACCAATACAGGGGCCGTCGTCCTCTCGCTCCAGAAGATGATCGATTCGAAGAAGATCGAAAAACTCCGTTCGCTCAGAGGCGTGCTCCGGCTCGACGTGGATTTGAGCCGCCTGCGACGAGATCGAACGAATGGCACCGTGAAGCGGAAGGCCCGAGGCCGCCGCGGGTGAGCGAGATACTGGTCGACACGTCGGTCTGGCT
The genomic region above belongs to Nitrospirota bacterium and contains:
- a CDS encoding type II toxin-antitoxin system VapB family antitoxin, which translates into the protein MRTTMNLPKALLGEAKKVSGAKTNTGAVVLSLQKMIDSKKIEKLRSLRGVLRLDVDLSRLRRDRTNGTVKRKARGRRG